The sequence CGTGTTTTGAGCGTTATTTTTAACTTCCGGCATATCGGTCAATAAGCCGCTGAGCTGGTCTTCGATGCCGATCAATTTACTGCTGGCAATATTCAGGTTTTTCAGAATAGCCACGCCTTCCGCTTCATTTTCTTCACTTAAGAAATGATCGAGTCGCGCCATTAATTTTTCGGCTTTAGCCAGGATATCCTGACCTGAGTCCATGAGCCGGTCGGTTAATGAGGGCAGAAGAGGAATAAAATCGCGTGAACTCAAGCCTCCCGAGGGTAACAGGTCTTTGTTGTTGCCCGCGTCCTGCAAGTCAATTTGAGTCAGTCCGGTGACGCCTTTCAATCTCAGTGTGGCATAGAGTCCGCGGGTAAAGTTAAGGCCTTTTTCAACCTCTATGGGGATAAGTATGGTCAACGGATCTTCGGTATCAAAATAGACACGCCTTACCTTACCGACAGCAATGCCCCGGTAAAATACGGTTGACTCCGGATTAAGGCCGGAAACGGAGCCGCGCGTAGAGATCACATATAGCTCAC comes from Methylicorpusculum oleiharenae and encodes:
- a CDS encoding MlaD family protein — its product is MGRNTHAFITGLFLLILLTGTAAIIYWLGNFEKERELYVISTRGSVSGLNPESTVFYRGIAVGKVRRVYFDTEDPLTILIPIEVEKGLNFTRGLYATLRLKGVTGLTQIDLQDAGNNKDLLPSGGLSSRDFIPLLPSLTDRLMDSGQDILAKAEKLMARLDHFLSEENEAEGVAILKNLNIASSKLIGIEDQLSGLLTDMPEVKNNAQNTFKNIDKMTHDVRDAAIGIKTLSKKADGLIKGGDKATEILVDTTLPRFNDIITEFQSTLQQVKRLASLVEDNPQAFILGPPQEEPGPGEPGYQETP